One stretch of Chryseobacterium indologenes DNA includes these proteins:
- the rpoB gene encoding DNA-directed RNA polymerase subunit beta, with protein MSKTKSTTQGNPRINFSSAKGKIVTPDFLDIQIESFREFFQLDTLPEARKTEALYKTFQENFPITDSRNQFVLEFLDYLVDSPRYSIDECVERGLTYSVPLKARLKLYCTDPEHEDFQTVVQDVYLGPVPYMTPSGSFIINGAERVIVTQLHRSPGVFFGQTYHANGTKLYYSRIIPFKGSWMEFTTDINSVMYAYIDRKKKLPLTTLLRAIGYESDKDILQIFDLAEEVKVSKAALKKVEGRTLAARVLNTWFEDFVDEDTGEVVSIERNEIILDRETILEKEHLDLILDAGVKSILIHKENSNEFSIIQNTLQKDPTNSEKEAVEYIYRQLRNADPPDEETARGIIEKLFFSEQRYSLGEVGRYRLNKKLGLNIPTTTEVLTKEDIIAIVRHLIELVNSKAEVDDIDHLSNRRIKTVGEQLAGQFGVGLSRIARTIKERMNVRDNEIFTPLDLVNAKTLTSVINSFFGTNQLSQFMDQTNPLSEITHKRRLSALGPGGLSRERAGFEVRDVHHTHYGRICPIETPEGPNIGLISSLGIYAKINNLGFIETPYRKVEGGKIDLSAAPIYLNAEDEEAKVIAQANVELSDNGEFETDRIIARLDGDYPVVEPNQVDLIDVAPNQISGISASLIPFLEHDDANRALMGSNMMRQAVPLLKPQAPIVGTGLEQQVARDSRILINAEGTGTVEYVDADRIVIKYERSEDEDLVQFESATKTYNLTKFRKTNQSTTITLRPNVRVGDVVEKGQVLCDGYATEKGELALGRNLVVAFMPWKGYNFEDAIVINEKVVREDWFTSIHVDEYSLEVRDTKLGMEELTADIPNVSEEATKDLDENGMIRIGAEVKPGDIMIGKITPKGESDPTPEEKLLRAIFGDKAGDVKDASLKADSSLRGVVINKKLFSRNIKDKKKRTEEKLKLEEIENTYKAKFDELRNTLIEKLNTLVSGKTSQGVQNDLDEEIIGKGVKFTHKLLTSVEDYVNVSGSDWTVDADKNELIKQLIHNYKIKYNDIQGVKNREKFAISIGDELPAGIMKLAKVYIAKKRKLNVGDKMAGRHGNKGIVSRIVREEDMPFLEDGTPVDIVLNPLGVPSRMNIGQIYETVLGWAGQKLGMKFATPIFDGASLDQITEYTEKAGLPKFGHTHLYDGGTGERFTQAATVGVIYMLKLGHMVDDKMHARSIGPYSLITQQPLGGKAQFGGQRFGEMEVWALEAFGASNILREILTVKSDDVIGRAKTYEAIAKGESMPEPGIPESFNVLLHELQGLGLDVRLEE; from the coding sequence ATGAGTAAAACAAAATCAACAACTCAAGGAAATCCGAGAATTAATTTCTCATCAGCGAAAGGAAAAATTGTAACTCCTGACTTCTTGGACATCCAAATCGAGTCTTTCAGAGAATTTTTCCAGCTTGATACACTTCCTGAAGCCAGAAAGACAGAAGCTCTTTACAAGACTTTCCAAGAGAATTTCCCAATTACGGATTCAAGAAACCAATTCGTATTAGAATTCTTAGACTATCTGGTAGATTCTCCACGTTATTCAATCGATGAGTGTGTGGAAAGAGGACTTACTTATTCAGTTCCTCTAAAAGCAAGACTTAAACTGTACTGTACTGACCCGGAACATGAAGATTTCCAAACAGTGGTTCAGGATGTATATTTAGGTCCGGTTCCTTACATGACGCCAAGTGGATCTTTCATCATCAATGGTGCAGAGAGAGTTATCGTTACGCAGCTTCACCGTTCACCTGGTGTATTCTTCGGACAGACTTACCACGCTAACGGAACCAAACTTTACTATTCAAGAATTATCCCTTTCAAAGGATCTTGGATGGAATTTACAACAGATATCAACAGCGTAATGTACGCGTATATCGACCGTAAGAAAAAGTTACCATTAACAACTTTATTAAGAGCTATCGGTTACGAATCTGATAAGGATATCCTTCAGATCTTTGACCTTGCTGAAGAAGTGAAAGTTTCTAAAGCTGCCCTTAAAAAAGTAGAAGGGAGAACATTGGCTGCGAGAGTATTGAACACTTGGTTCGAAGACTTCGTAGACGAAGATACTGGTGAAGTAGTTTCTATCGAAAGAAACGAAATCATCTTAGATAGAGAAACAATCCTTGAAAAAGAACACTTAGATCTTATCCTGGATGCTGGTGTGAAATCTATTTTGATTCACAAAGAAAACAGCAACGAATTCTCTATCATCCAGAATACATTACAAAAAGACCCTACAAACTCTGAGAAAGAAGCTGTAGAGTACATCTATCGTCAGTTAAGAAACGCAGATCCACCAGATGAAGAAACTGCAAGAGGAATCATTGAAAAATTATTCTTCTCTGAGCAGAGATACTCTTTAGGTGAAGTAGGACGTTACAGACTAAACAAAAAGTTAGGTCTTAACATTCCAACTACAACTGAAGTTCTTACAAAAGAAGATATCATTGCGATCGTTAGACACTTAATCGAACTTGTAAACTCTAAAGCTGAGGTTGATGATATTGACCACTTATCAAACAGAAGAATTAAAACTGTTGGTGAGCAATTAGCAGGACAGTTCGGAGTAGGTCTTTCAAGAATTGCAAGAACAATCAAGGAGAGAATGAACGTTAGAGATAACGAGATCTTTACTCCACTTGACCTTGTTAACGCTAAGACGTTAACATCTGTAATCAACTCATTCTTCGGTACCAACCAGCTATCTCAGTTCATGGACCAAACCAACCCTCTATCAGAGATCACTCACAAGAGAAGATTATCTGCCCTAGGGCCTGGTGGTTTATCAAGAGAAAGAGCAGGTTTCGAGGTTCGTGACGTTCACCATACTCACTACGGAAGAATTTGTCCGATTGAAACTCCGGAAGGACCAAACATCGGTTTGATTTCATCTTTAGGAATCTATGCAAAAATCAACAACTTAGGTTTCATCGAAACTCCATATAGAAAAGTAGAAGGTGGTAAGATTGATCTTAGCGCTGCTCCTATTTACTTAAATGCAGAAGACGAAGAAGCTAAAGTAATTGCTCAGGCAAACGTTGAATTGAGCGATAACGGTGAATTCGAAACAGATAGAATTATTGCAAGACTAGATGGTGACTATCCAGTAGTAGAGCCTAACCAGGTTGACCTTATCGATGTTGCACCTAACCAGATTTCCGGTATTTCCGCTTCATTAATTCCATTCTTGGAGCATGATGATGCGAACCGTGCATTGATGGGATCTAACATGATGCGTCAGGCCGTTCCTCTATTGAAGCCACAGGCTCCAATCGTTGGTACAGGGCTTGAGCAACAAGTTGCAAGAGATTCAAGAATCTTAATTAACGCTGAAGGTACAGGTACTGTAGAGTACGTAGATGCTGACAGAATCGTTATTAAGTACGAAAGAAGCGAAGACGAAGATTTAGTACAATTCGAGTCTGCTACTAAAACATACAACCTTACTAAGTTTAGAAAAACAAACCAGAGTACAACCATTACCCTAAGACCAAACGTAAGAGTAGGTGATGTAGTGGAAAAAGGACAAGTACTTTGCGACGGTTATGCTACTGAAAAAGGAGAATTAGCTCTTGGTAGAAACTTAGTAGTAGCGTTCATGCCTTGGAAAGGATACAACTTCGAGGATGCGATCGTAATCAACGAAAAAGTTGTACGTGAAGACTGGTTTACTTCAATCCACGTAGATGAATATTCACTAGAAGTTCGTGATACTAAATTAGGTATGGAAGAACTTACTGCTGATATTCCAAACGTTTCTGAAGAAGCTACTAAAGATCTTGACGAGAACGGGATGATCAGAATTGGTGCTGAAGTGAAGCCTGGAGATATCATGATTGGTAAAATTACTCCAAAAGGTGAATCTGACCCTACTCCTGAAGAAAAACTTCTTAGAGCAATCTTCGGTGATAAAGCTGGTGATGTGAAAGATGCATCATTAAAAGCTGACTCTTCATTAAGAGGGGTGGTGATCAACAAAAAATTGTTCTCTAGAAATATCAAAGACAAAAAGAAAAGAACTGAAGAAAAACTTAAACTTGAAGAAATTGAAAACACTTACAAGGCTAAGTTTGACGAGTTGAGAAATACTTTAATTGAAAAATTAAATACACTGGTTAGCGGGAAAACTTCTCAAGGGGTACAAAATGACCTAGACGAAGAGATCATCGGTAAAGGTGTGAAGTTTACTCACAAGTTATTAACTTCAGTTGAAGATTATGTAAACGTTAGCGGTTCAGACTGGACAGTAGACGCTGACAAGAATGAATTGATCAAACAATTGATTCACAATTACAAAATCAAATATAACGACATTCAAGGGGTTAAAAACCGTGAGAAATTCGCAATTTCAATCGGAGATGAGCTTCCGGCAGGTATCATGAAGCTGGCTAAAGTTTACATCGCTAAGAAACGTAAGCTGAATGTAGGGGATAAAATGGCAGGACGTCACGGTAACAAAGGTATTGTATCAAGAATCGTTCGTGAAGAAGATATGCCATTCCTAGAAGACGGAACACCAGTAGATATCGTATTGAATCCACTAGGGGTACCTTCGCGTATGAACATTGGTCAGATCTATGAAACTGTTCTTGGATGGGCTGGTCAGAAGCTGGGAATGAAGTTCGCTACACCGATCTTCGACGGAGCTAGCCTTGATCAGATCACTGAATATACTGAAAAAGCAGGTCTTCCTAAATTCGGACACACTCACCTTTATGATGGTGGTACTGGAGAAAGATTTACGCAGGCAGCTACAGTGGGTGTTATCTACATGCTGAAACTAGGACACATGGTTGATGATAAGATGCACGCACGTTCTATTGGTCCTTACTCATTGATTACTCAGCAGCCGTTAGGAGGTAAAGCTCAGTTCGGAGGTCAGAGATTCGGAGAGATGGAGGTTTGGGCACTTGAAGCATTCGGTGCATCGAATATCCTTAGAGAGATCCTTACTGTGAAGTCGGATGACGTGATTGGTAGAGCAAAAACTTATGAAGCTATTGCAAAAGGTGAATCTATGCCTGAACCAGGTATTCCGGAATCATTCAACGTATTACTTCACGAGTTACAAGGTCTTGGATTAGACGTAAGATTGGAGGAGTAA
- a CDS encoding T9SS type A sorting domain-containing protein translates to MTKKLFEKLAATLMTLMMSVLVFAQQGYEPIRGMGVEAKPVNNSGICLACYNGNMNPVVDANLDNSVSMGNFASLVSGNGISVKNKNTTYPAGYITGFNVDLGTSFITIDLLSSLRMSTYKNGVLQETTTSSTLLSVPAFGGSKNRIFLHFKTSKEFDEVRLYQTNVLSVFSAMNVYYAFAFDPSRVPVDNNGICDDIIAGSGVDGNVSGSSSFLAPLSYVQNKENIGDGNKNSFGKIVLPIGLLGSYSVGVLDKNQVYPAGNRTGFVIEPDDQGKLLSAEFLKNITIETYLFGQLQDSKQLSDGGGLINIKVLGYGSGKQKISLTSTKPFNEVRLKITQTIGFNLGALKVYYAFEEPVSCECDDKIQTSGSAVPGNLVTGSSWTSGPGFLGLILAKMTNPEAIVDNNPSNYATATVPAASIFSIFSAFATVSSNSVLPANTMAGFTVEKAGNLLGVSVLENITVTLYNGNTVTNTFTSSGSLISGNFFTTNSNKFYVGGKATKPFNRMKITFNSGTAVRIPQSYYIYNAFASKDDDNDGVPNCFDRCPDGDDSIDNNGNGIPDCAEGCTVVNDKSPTLDTDGDGIVDACDFDSDNDGIPDSMEDFDKNGKFEDDDLEGNILITPILGDGIPNYRDLDSDNDGILDLFESGIPISVINQIDADHNGVIDSSVEVGKNGLADILETYPDSGTLKYPIRNTDGDNAPDFLDITSNGSDYDLYQIGKGNLDTLGGGFISTISDSDKDGIQAVVDTDLVKRGAPNSPLSPYASLLKNALSNSAKGTGISEIKEAANDLKIYPNPVKAGESLMITTAEEGTYMLFSAEGKAVRSGKFSSSTGIDTATLPTGIYIINIETQSAVKSYKVIVK, encoded by the coding sequence ATGACCAAAAAATTATTCGAGAAACTGGCTGCAACGCTTATGACGTTAATGATGTCTGTATTAGTGTTTGCGCAGCAAGGGTATGAACCGATCCGTGGTATGGGGGTGGAGGCCAAACCGGTAAACAATTCCGGAATTTGTCTGGCATGTTACAACGGAAATATGAATCCGGTGGTGGATGCCAACCTGGATAATAGTGTGAGTATGGGAAATTTTGCTTCTTTAGTAAGTGGAAACGGGATCTCTGTGAAAAACAAAAATACCACTTATCCGGCAGGATATATTACCGGATTTAACGTGGATCTTGGAACAAGCTTTATTACGATTGATCTTTTAAGTTCATTAAGGATGAGCACATATAAAAATGGAGTTCTTCAGGAAACCACAACAAGTAGTACGCTTTTATCAGTGCCTGCGTTCGGGGGAAGTAAAAACAGAATATTCTTACATTTTAAGACTTCTAAAGAGTTTGACGAAGTGAGACTGTATCAAACCAATGTTCTTTCTGTATTCAGTGCTATGAATGTGTATTACGCATTTGCATTTGATCCTTCCAGAGTGCCTGTAGACAACAATGGAATTTGTGACGATATCATTGCAGGAAGTGGTGTGGATGGTAACGTGTCTGGAAGCAGCAGTTTCCTTGCTCCGCTTTCTTATGTTCAGAATAAAGAAAATATTGGGGACGGAAATAAAAACTCTTTTGGGAAAATAGTTCTTCCAATTGGATTGTTGGGATCTTATTCAGTAGGAGTTTTAGATAAGAATCAAGTGTATCCTGCAGGTAACAGAACCGGGTTTGTCATTGAGCCTGATGATCAGGGAAAATTATTAAGTGCTGAATTTTTAAAGAATATTACGATTGAAACTTACTTATTCGGACAGCTTCAGGATTCTAAACAGCTTTCTGATGGCGGCGGATTGATTAATATTAAAGTTCTTGGATATGGTTCGGGGAAGCAAAAAATAAGTTTAACATCTACTAAACCCTTCAATGAAGTGAGATTGAAGATTACCCAGACGATAGGATTTAATCTGGGAGCCCTTAAAGTCTATTATGCATTTGAAGAGCCAGTATCTTGTGAATGTGATGATAAAATTCAAACCAGTGGTTCCGCGGTACCTGGAAATTTAGTGACAGGGTCAAGCTGGACATCGGGGCCAGGATTCCTTGGTCTTATTTTGGCTAAAATGACAAACCCTGAAGCGATTGTGGACAATAATCCATCCAACTATGCAACAGCAACAGTTCCGGCAGCTTCTATCTTCAGTATTTTCTCTGCGTTTGCTACAGTGAGCAGTAATAGTGTGCTTCCTGCGAATACAATGGCTGGATTTACTGTGGAGAAAGCGGGAAACCTTCTTGGGGTAAGTGTTCTTGAAAATATTACTGTAACACTATATAACGGAAATACTGTGACCAATACCTTTACAAGTTCAGGAAGTCTCATCAGTGGAAATTTCTTTACAACAAATTCTAATAAATTTTATGTAGGAGGGAAGGCTACAAAACCTTTTAACAGAATGAAGATTACCTTCAACAGCGGAACGGCTGTCCGTATTCCCCAAAGTTATTATATCTATAATGCATTTGCAAGTAAAGATGATGATAATGATGGAGTTCCCAATTGTTTCGATCGTTGTCCTGACGGAGATGACAGTATCGATAATAATGGTAATGGTATCCCTGATTGTGCCGAAGGATGTACAGTAGTGAATGATAAGTCACCTACATTGGATACAGATGGAGACGGAATTGTAGATGCATGTGATTTTGATTCTGATAATGACGGTATTCCAGATTCTATGGAAGATTTTGATAAAAATGGGAAATTTGAAGATGATGATTTGGAAGGGAATATTCTAATTACTCCTATATTGGGAGATGGTATTCCGAACTACCGTGATCTGGATTCTGATAATGATGGAATTTTAGACCTGTTTGAGTCTGGTATTCCAATTTCAGTAATTAACCAGATCGATGCAGATCATAATGGTGTTATTGACAGCAGTGTTGAAGTAGGTAAAAACGGTTTAGCAGACATATTGGAAACATATCCTGATTCCGGAACGTTAAAATATCCAATTAGAAATACAGATGGGGATAACGCACCTGATTTTCTTGATATTACTTCTAATGGTTCAGACTATGACCTGTATCAGATAGGTAAAGGAAACCTTGATACATTAGGGGGAGGATTTATCTCTACAATCAGTGATAGTGATAAAGATGGTATTCAGGCGGTAGTAGATACAGATCTTGTAAAAAGAGGAGCTCCGAATTCTCCCCTTTCACCGTATGCTTCATTGTTGAAAAATGCATTGTCAAATTCAGCAAAAGGTACCGGGATTTCAGAAATAAAAGAAGCTGCCAATGACCTGAAGATCTATCCAAATCCTGTAAAAGCGGGAGAAAGCCTTATGATTACAACTGCAGAAGAGGGGACCTATATGTTATTCTCAGCAGAGGGAAAAGCTGTAAGATCAGGTAAATTCTCTTCAAGTACGGGTATTGATACTGCCACATTACCTACAGGGATTTATATCATAAACATAGAAACTCAATCAGCTGTAAAATCTTATAAAGTTATTGTGAAATAA
- the rplL gene encoding 50S ribosomal protein L7/L12 → MSDLKNLAETLVNLTVKDVNELAAILKDEYGIEPAAAAVVVAGGAAGEAAEEKTEFDVILKSAGASKLAIVKLVKDLTGAGLKEAKDIVDGAPAPLKQGVSKDEAEALKKQLEEAGAEVELK, encoded by the coding sequence ATGTCAGATTTAAAAAATTTAGCTGAAACGCTAGTAAACCTAACTGTAAAAGACGTAAACGAATTAGCTGCTATCCTTAAGGATGAGTACGGAATTGAGCCAGCTGCTGCTGCTGTAGTAGTTGCAGGTGGAGCTGCAGGTGAAGCTGCTGAAGAAAAGACTGAATTCGACGTAATTCTTAAGTCTGCAGGTGCTTCTAAATTAGCTATCGTTAAATTAGTAAAAGATTTAACTGGTGCTGGTCTTAAAGAAGCTAAAGATATCGTAGACGGTGCTCCTGCTCCATTGAAGCAAGGTGTTTCTAAAGACGAAGCTGAAGCTCTTAAGAAGCAATTAGAAGAAGCTGGTGCTGAAGTAGAATTGAAATAA
- the rplJ gene encoding 50S ribosomal protein L10, whose amino-acid sequence MTKDQKVVAIQEIKDLLQDAKVVYVADLEGLNAGKSSDFRRQAFKQNIKVKVVKNTLLQKAMEQIEGVDYSEMFPSFKGNSALMIADTANAPAKLIQGFRKKEEKPALKSAFVQETFYVGDNNLDMLANIKSREEMIGEIIGLLQSPIQRVVSALQNKPETVEAKAEEAAPAVEETPAEAPEAAADSTEETSAE is encoded by the coding sequence ATGACAAAAGACCAAAAAGTTGTAGCGATACAAGAGATCAAAGATTTGCTTCAGGATGCAAAAGTAGTATACGTTGCAGATCTAGAAGGTTTGAACGCTGGTAAATCTTCAGATTTCAGAAGACAAGCTTTCAAACAAAATATCAAAGTAAAAGTTGTAAAAAATACACTTTTACAAAAAGCAATGGAGCAAATTGAAGGAGTAGATTACTCTGAAATGTTCCCATCTTTCAAAGGAAACTCAGCATTAATGATTGCTGATACAGCTAATGCTCCTGCGAAACTTATCCAAGGATTCAGAAAGAAAGAAGAAAAGCCAGCTTTAAAGTCTGCTTTTGTTCAAGAAACTTTCTATGTTGGTGACAACAACCTAGACATGTTAGCTAACATCAAGTCTAGAGAAGAAATGATCGGTGAAATCATCGGATTACTTCAGTCTCCAATCCAAAGAGTTGTTTCTGCTCTTCAAAACAAACCTGAAACTGTAGAAGCTAAAGCTGAAGAAGCTGCTCCTGCGGTAGAAGAAACTCCTGCTGAAGCTCCAGAAGCTGCTGCAGATAGCACTGAAGAAACAAGTGCTGAATAA
- the rplA gene encoding 50S ribosomal protein L1, which produces MAKLTKKQKEALSKVEKGRIYNLEEGSALVKEVNTAKFDASVDIAVRLGVDPRKANQMVRGVVSLPHGTGKDVKVLALVTPDKEAEAKAAGADYVGLDEYLQKIKEGWTDVDVIVTMPAVMGKLGPLGRVLGPRGLMPNPKSGTVTMEIGKAVTEVKAGKIDFKVDKYGIIHAGIGKVSFDAAKIKENAQELIQTLIKMKPTAAKGTYVKSIYLSSTMSPGIAIDTKSVN; this is translated from the coding sequence ATGGCAAAATTAACAAAAAAGCAAAAGGAAGCTTTAAGCAAAGTAGAAAAAGGAAGAATCTATAACCTTGAAGAAGGTTCAGCTCTTGTAAAAGAAGTGAACACTGCAAAGTTTGATGCTTCAGTAGATATCGCTGTAAGATTAGGTGTAGACCCAAGAAAAGCAAACCAAATGGTAAGAGGTGTTGTATCTCTTCCTCACGGTACTGGTAAAGATGTTAAAGTTTTGGCTTTAGTAACTCCAGATAAAGAAGCAGAAGCTAAAGCTGCTGGTGCTGACTATGTAGGTCTTGACGAATATTTACAAAAAATCAAAGAAGGTTGGACAGACGTTGACGTTATCGTTACTATGCCAGCTGTAATGGGTAAATTAGGTCCATTAGGTAGAGTATTAGGTCCAAGAGGTTTAATGCCAAACCCTAAATCAGGAACTGTAACAATGGAAATTGGTAAAGCAGTAACTGAAGTAAAAGCAGGTAAAATTGATTTCAAAGTAGACAAGTATGGTATTATCCATGCTGGTATTGGTAAAGTATCTTTCGATGCTGCTAAGATCAAAGAAAATGCTCAGGAATTAATCCAGACATTGATCAAAATGAAGCCAACTGCTGCTAAAGGAACTTATGTGAAGTCTATCTATTTGTCTTCAACAATGAGCCCAGGTATTGCAATTGATACTAAATCTGTTAACTAA
- the rplK gene encoding 50S ribosomal protein L11, with the protein MAKKVFKMVKLQVKGGAANPSPPVGPALGSAGVNIMEFCKQFNGRTQDKPGQVLPVVITVYEDKSFEFVIKTPPAAIQLMDAAKIKGGSGEPNRNKVGSVSWDQVKKIAEDKMADLNCFTMDSAVSMVAGTARSMGLRVTGTKPTFNA; encoded by the coding sequence ATGGCTAAGAAAGTCTTTAAAATGGTAAAGCTTCAGGTGAAAGGTGGCGCAGCTAACCCTTCTCCACCAGTAGGTCCAGCATTGGGTTCTGCAGGTGTGAACATCATGGAGTTTTGTAAGCAATTTAACGGAAGAACCCAAGATAAGCCAGGGCAAGTTTTACCTGTAGTAATTACAGTATACGAAGACAAATCTTTTGAATTCGTTATTAAAACTCCACCTGCAGCAATCCAGTTGATGGATGCAGCTAAAATCAAGGGAGGTTCTGGGGAACCAAACAGAAACAAAGTAGGTTCAGTATCTTGGGATCAGGTAAAGAAAATCGCTGAGGATAAAATGGCGGATCTTAACTGTTTTACAATGGATTCTGCAGTTTCTATGGTTGCAGGTACTGCTAGATCTATGGGATTAAGAGTAACAGGAACTAAACCAACTTTTAACGCTTAA
- a CDS encoding T9SS type A sorting domain-containing protein, whose protein sequence is MKKLLTLFIGLSIGFMGKAQWNPILNENFLVTKAGGSSFAETMSDGKTYIGFWKSVPGPVNFELWVQILDQNGNKQLGPNGMKVTDQIPMGTYTVMEKTAVDASDNLYIGVTGTGAGTPGYIFKITPQGNSEWPNGISLGEAYLPTILPLSDGNIVVGYFPPSQKYTKVQMYNPSGQPVWAAPAQIVSNDLTKNTIPADLFKLSGDECEIIFHKQISFGTTSYLFAQKINLKNGGLMWDVPLQITAKSTAYNAKYTGAVDGNVVYYGYSTGENMRFDGYLQRVNADGTLPWGISGVDFDTNQTYFEKDMKIAFEPGSPYIWSIANYSSSSQGENGEFVQKFDKNIGTRLFTDNAKQVFPVNNISMFHYSNLQLVNDQPYFVVQKKEGAALNVSLNAVLLKDNGDFAWPQHYLPMATFQASKGYTTVLKPINGQGVIVFQETKNAEEAPTGIYAQNLILPDGTMGTDDISGKKIRSKLYPNPAVDFIHIEEGKDQGFKVYNTIGQVVKSGLMNQGIIDVKDLIRGAYIVKVKEESIKFIKK, encoded by the coding sequence ATGAAAAAATTACTTACTCTTTTTATAGGTCTCTCGATAGGCTTTATGGGAAAAGCACAATGGAATCCTATTTTGAATGAAAACTTTTTGGTAACAAAGGCGGGGGGAAGCTCTTTTGCTGAAACAATGAGTGATGGTAAAACTTATATTGGATTCTGGAAAAGCGTACCAGGCCCGGTTAATTTTGAACTTTGGGTCCAGATTTTGGATCAAAATGGAAATAAACAATTAGGTCCCAACGGAATGAAAGTCACAGATCAGATTCCGATGGGGACGTATACGGTGATGGAAAAAACAGCTGTAGATGCATCAGATAATCTTTATATTGGTGTAACAGGAACCGGTGCCGGAACTCCTGGGTATATTTTCAAAATTACTCCCCAAGGGAACTCAGAATGGCCTAACGGAATTAGTTTGGGAGAAGCTTATTTACCTACAATTCTACCGTTATCTGATGGAAATATTGTGGTAGGATATTTTCCTCCAAGTCAAAAATATACTAAAGTCCAGATGTATAACCCTTCCGGTCAGCCAGTATGGGCTGCTCCTGCACAGATTGTTTCGAATGATCTGACGAAAAATACAATTCCAGCGGACCTCTTTAAACTAAGTGGAGACGAATGTGAAATTATTTTCCATAAACAAATATCCTTTGGTACTACCAGCTATTTGTTTGCCCAAAAGATAAACCTTAAAAACGGTGGATTAATGTGGGATGTTCCCCTTCAGATTACAGCTAAATCTACTGCTTACAATGCCAAATATACAGGAGCAGTGGATGGGAATGTAGTGTATTATGGCTACAGTACTGGTGAAAATATGAGATTTGACGGATACCTCCAGAGAGTGAATGCAGATGGTACTCTTCCATGGGGTATTTCCGGAGTCGATTTTGATACCAATCAGACTTACTTTGAAAAAGATATGAAAATCGCTTTTGAACCTGGGTCTCCTTATATATGGTCTATTGCCAATTATAGTTCTTCATCCCAGGGGGAAAACGGAGAATTTGTACAGAAATTTGATAAAAATATAGGGACCAGACTTTTTACGGATAACGCCAAGCAGGTATTTCCGGTAAATAACATATCCATGTTCCATTATAGCAATCTGCAGCTAGTCAATGATCAACCATACTTTGTGGTACAGAAAAAAGAAGGTGCTGCACTTAATGTATCCTTGAATGCTGTTCTTTTAAAAGATAACGGGGATTTTGCGTGGCCTCAACACTATCTTCCCATGGCAACCTTTCAAGCATCCAAAGGTTATACAACAGTTTTGAAACCCATCAATGGGCAAGGAGTCATTGTGTTTCAGGAAACTAAAAATGCAGAAGAAGCTCCAACAGGAATTTATGCACAGAACCTGATCTTACCTGATGGTACAATGGGAACAGATGATATTTCTGGAAAAAAGATCAGAAGTAAACTTTATCCCAATCCAGCAGTAGATTTTATCCATATAGAAGAAGGGAAAGATCAGGGGTTCAAAGTTTATAACACCATTGGGCAAGTGGTAAAATCTGGATTGATGAACCAGGGAATCATTGATGTTAAAGATTTGATAAGAGGAGCTTATATTGTAAAAGTGAAAGAAGAAAGCATAAAGTTTATCAAAAAATAA